The Methanosphaera sp. BMS genome contains a region encoding:
- a CDS encoding Ig-like domain-containing protein — translation MNKNVKSIFLVLAILTLLVSVAGVCAADDIDNTDESISTLQDTSSDVIQKQTTSPSDNNNQDTKNIEKSIKQLKEDSITIDDIEYTNSIENEEIDEIYIEESTFINNVQISDSLESEAPLYINNSIINTYFGIYGNENTIFIHNSTLNCELYTEKDTILIIDEYTTLNDDFYLDNWDVNIYTNNSEIINYFKDSGVYIGNSIIENEEINDYITNNGNLTVRNSTLNGEIDNKGTLRIEDDVIFGDEFIYGGNGEIIINDISRLAPYMNEYNNNYAFNNVIINRNKFNHANISFTNSTLNSTIYNMGSITISDDTIFGENFAIGGDGKIIINDTDKIFPYLTTYDGDYMLENITFSGNSKTNNGNMTLVNSVIDLGYWTNSWGWEYYTIGTLVNNGNLTLINCTLNCSITNTNTGNCIIDECLIPSSGIGNTGNLTIRNVEWDGLFGMSSQSNVESHVKIMNSSFSNNEGIFFAGTYGANIEIYNSTFNNVTTIAQNANIIIDKCNFTNCTTGNNFIRGYNVSVSNSIFDNNKINNRFSLITITNDLGNIINNTFSNNYMNATDSWNYYSGIAVYAFKSGGYEGIINISNNKFENNYINAIEGQVLPYDWHDYHSNGYGTDIRVEAENNLIIANNTFTNSTTTQKAGSIYCNNIKNVEIYDNIFKDVKSISETIIHNNSVSVTIYNNTYINSTIDFDNLSIENPGKVFAGDNITLKANIALSHPEYYDENLLNQTQYNWYINGENIITNSTEYNITVPEDMMIIHITPTITNTRSDLLVLTPTVVGDKIITPENINKNLFEGELIGISSNTRLIFQGDFINLGEIYSKTNATVFDGTNATFVNTSFVIEANDNTIQNMNINNTDTSNYIITTMGNNNLIRNNILTQYNSDGLTAAIKDANSKNTIITNNSISVTGPARDITYGEGASIANTQAILSINSENSIIEYNNITVQNSTDSELAPFGTIEAITAPQGTNNTIQHNNIIVTGSRFVYGINTLDNIIENKIIFNNITVTGYRYTDGIQVGNGAQNNIIANNNINLTCLNTTEVDEAAISYGIIVTSQGGQISNNNTLTQNNILINGAVNYGMEIYTASNTNISKNNITLNGVKSMGIGYAHSPNSTVTDNKIIITDDTTQTLNSVTEEIQPLSVGIRIQQDSENITIENNTIKTNDVAKTDKTINTEDINTIARYNKLTSSTGYGQDTIITIPENVLIRDNKLPTITTMQIANVILANKPVEITAYVTDEDNNPITGGYVTFRKGWDNIANITVTDGIATSTFTFTELETFTLITTYWPTSTEVIASSDEKTITIEDARTIISIDEVSATAGQTVTLTARVTDQLGNNFNGGKVTFKVNGKTVKDANGKVVYAKVVDGVATATYEVPMDASGKDLNITAVYSGSTKYDKQTTTTTVTVIEATPTLTITPFNEPVTTGSTVTLKAKVALGDTPITTGKIVFKINGKTVKDANGKVIYAKVDVNGEVSVDYNLGDLKVNTYTVEAVFTASGYDKLTSNTTMTVVKA, via the coding sequence ATGAATAAGAATGTAAAAAGTATATTCTTAGTCTTGGCAATATTAACACTACTTGTCTCTGTAGCCGGTGTATGTGCAGCAGATGATATCGATAATACTGATGAATCAATTAGCACGCTACAAGATACCAGCAGTGATGTGATACAAAAACAGACAACAAGTCCAAGTGATAATAATAACCAGGACACAAAGAATATTGAAAAATCAATTAAACAATTAAAAGAAGATTCAATTACAATAGATGATATTGAATATACCAATTCTATTGAAAATGAAGAAATTGATGAAATTTATATTGAGGAAAGTACATTCATTAATAATGTTCAAATATCTGACTCACTAGAAAGTGAAGCACCTCTTTATATTAATAACTCAATTATTAATACATATTTTGGTATTTATGGCAATGAAAATACAATATTTATACATAATTCTACATTGAATTGTGAACTTTATACTGAAAAAGATACGATACTTATAATAGATGAATACACCACATTAAATGATGATTTTTATCTTGATAATTGGGATGTGAATATTTACACCAACAATAGCGAAATAATAAATTATTTCAAAGACAGTGGTGTATATATCGGCAATTCAATTATTGAAAATGAAGAAATAAATGATTATATAACAAATAATGGAAACTTAACTGTTAGAAATTCAACATTAAATGGGGAAATAGATAACAAAGGTACTCTAAGAATAGAAGATGATGTAATATTTGGAGATGAATTCATATATGGTGGTAATGGTGAAATAATAATCAACGACATTAGTAGACTTGCACCATATATGAATGAATATAATAATAACTATGCATTCAATAATGTAATTATAAATAGAAACAAATTCAATCATGCAAATATCAGCTTTACTAATTCAACATTAAACTCAACAATTTATAATATGGGATCTATAACAATTAGTGATGATACCATATTTGGAGAAAACTTTGCAATTGGTGGTGATGGTAAAATAATTATCAATGATACAGATAAAATCTTCCCATATCTTACCACATATGATGGAGATTATATGTTAGAGAACATTACTTTTTCCGGTAATTCTAAAACAAATAATGGTAATATGACTCTTGTTAATAGTGTAATAGATTTAGGATATTGGACTAATTCATGGGGTTGGGAATATTATACTATAGGTACATTGGTCAATAACGGTAATCTTACCCTGATAAACTGTACTCTTAACTGCAGTATAACTAATACTAATACTGGAAACTGTATAATTGATGAATGTCTTATACCTTCAAGTGGTATAGGAAATACCGGTAATTTAACCATTAGAAATGTAGAATGGGATGGACTATTTGGAATGTCAAGTCAAAGTAATGTTGAATCACATGTTAAGATAATGAATTCCTCATTTTCAAACAATGAAGGAATATTCTTTGCAGGTACATATGGAGCCAACATTGAAATATACAATTCCACATTCAATAATGTGACTACTATTGCACAGAATGCCAATATAATAATAGACAAATGTAATTTCACAAACTGTACTACTGGAAATAACTTCATTAGAGGATATAATGTATCTGTATCAAACTCAATATTTGATAATAATAAGATTAATAATAGGTTCAGTTTAATTACAATCACGAATGATTTGGGAAACATAATAAACAACACATTTTCAAACAATTACATGAATGCTACTGATTCATGGAATTACTATAGTGGAATAGCAGTATATGCATTCAAATCAGGCGGTTATGAAGGTATAATCAACATTTCAAACAATAAATTTGAAAACAACTACATCAACGCTATAGAAGGACAAGTATTACCATATGATTGGCATGACTATCATTCCAATGGTTACGGAACAGATATACGAGTAGAAGCAGAAAATAATCTAATAATAGCTAATAATACATTTACAAACAGTACCACTACACAAAAAGCAGGTTCAATTTATTGTAATAATATAAAAAATGTAGAAATTTATGATAATATATTCAAAGATGTAAAATCAATATCTGAAACAATAATTCATAACAATTCTGTAAGTGTGACAATATACAATAACACCTACATTAACTCAACTATAGACTTTGATAATCTTAGTATAGAAAATCCTGGAAAAGTCTTTGCCGGTGATAACATAACATTAAAAGCTAATATAGCACTAAGTCACCCTGAATATTATGATGAAAATCTACTAAATCAAACACAATACAACTGGTACATAAACGGTGAAAATATAATAACAAACAGCACAGAATACAACATAACCGTACCAGAAGACATGATGATAATCCATATTACCCCAACGATTACCAACACACGTAGTGACTTATTAGTTCTTACACCAACAGTTGTAGGTGATAAAATAATTACACCAGAAAATATAAACAAAAATCTATTTGAGGGAGAACTAATTGGAATAAGTTCAAACACTAGATTAATATTCCAAGGAGACTTTATAAATCTAGGAGAAATATATTCCAAGACAAACGCTACTGTATTCGATGGAACAAATGCAACATTTGTCAACACATCATTTGTAATAGAAGCAAATGATAATACAATACAAAATATGAACATTAACAACACAGATACTTCAAACTACATAATAACTACAATGGGAAACAACAATCTCATAAGAAACAATATTTTAACTCAATATAACTCTGATGGACTAACTGCAGCAATAAAGGATGCAAACAGTAAAAATACGATAATAACAAACAACAGTATAAGCGTAACCGGACCTGCAAGAGACATTACATATGGAGAAGGAGCATCAATTGCTAACACACAGGCAATACTATCAATAAATTCAGAAAACTCCATAATCGAATACAACAACATAACAGTACAAAACAGTACAGACTCTGAACTAGCACCATTTGGTACAATAGAAGCAATAACAGCACCACAAGGAACCAATAACACAATTCAGCACAACAATATAATAGTGACTGGTTCCAGATTTGTATATGGAATAAACACACTAGATAATATAATAGAAAACAAGATTATTTTCAATAACATAACTGTTACAGGTTATCGTTATACTGATGGAATACAAGTGGGTAATGGTGCACAAAATAACATAATCGCTAACAACAACATAAACCTCACATGTCTTAACACCACAGAAGTCGATGAAGCAGCAATAAGCTATGGTATAATAGTAACAAGCCAGGGAGGACAAATATCTAATAATAACACCCTAACTCAAAACAATATCCTCATTAATGGGGCAGTAAACTATGGAATGGAAATTTATACAGCATCAAACACTAACATATCTAAAAACAACATCACACTAAATGGAGTAAAATCTATGGGAATAGGATATGCACATTCACCTAACAGTACTGTAACGGACAACAAAATTATCATAACTGATGATACAACTCAAACATTAAATTCAGTAACTGAAGAAATACAACCATTAAGTGTTGGAATAAGAATACAACAAGACTCAGAAAACATCACCATAGAAAACAACACAATAAAAACCAATGATGTGGCAAAAACTGATAAAACTATAAATACTGAAGATATTAATACCATAGCCAGATATAATAAACTAACATCAAGTACTGGGTATGGACAAGACACAATTATCACAATCCCAGAAAATGTGTTGATACGAGACAACAAACTACCAACAATAACAACAATGCAAATAGCAAATGTAATCCTAGCAAACAAACCAGTAGAAATAACTGCATATGTCACTGATGAAGACAATAATCCAATAACCGGTGGATATGTAACATTCAGAAAAGGATGGGACAACATAGCAAACATAACAGTAACAGATGGAATAGCAACTTCAACATTTACCTTTACAGAATTAGAAACATTCACATTAATCACAACTTACTGGCCGACAAGTACAGAAGTAATAGCAAGCAGTGATGAAAAAACAATCACAATAGAAGATGCTCGAACAATAATTAGTATCGATGAAGTAAGTGCTACAGCAGGACAAACTGTGACACTAACAGCTAGAGTTACAGATCAATTGGGTAACAACTTCAACGGTGGTAAAGTGACATTTAAAGTAAACGGTAAAACAGTTAAAGATGCAAACGGTAAGGTGGTGTATGCCAAAGTTGTTGATGGTGTAGCAACAGCAACCTATGAAGTACCAATGGATGCATCAGGTAAAGACCTCAACATTACAGCAGTATACTCCGGTTCAACCAAGTACGACAAACAAACAACAACCACCACAGTCACAGTAATAGAAGCAACACCAACACTCACAATAACACCATTCAATGAACCAGTAACCACGGGCTCAACAGTAACACTCAAGGCAAAAGTAGCACTCGGAGACACACCAATAACAACAGGTAAAATTGTCTTTAAAATCAATGGTAAAACAGTTAAAGATGCTAACGGTAAGGTAATTTATGCTAAAGTAGATGTTAATGGTGAAGTATCAGTAGATTATAACCTTGGTGATCTTAAGGTTAATACCTACACTGTTGAAGCTGTATTTACAGCAAGTGGTTATGACAAACTAACAAGTAATACAACAATGACTGTTGTAAAAGCTTAA
- a CDS encoding transposase — protein sequence MSLRNECLGKQNHKTYTIYGSPEKREMTMKMKTEEAQKVYNERAPTVESPFGTFKQFYHIDILFFRGREKIQNIMNL from the coding sequence TTGTCACTTAGAAATGAGTGTTTAGGAAAACAAAACCATAAAACATACACAATCTATGGTTCACCAGAAAAAAGAGAAATGACCATGAAAATGAAGACAGAAGAAGCTCAAAAGGTTTATAACGAACGAGCACCCACAGTAGAATCACCCTTCGGAACATTCAAACAATTCTACCATATTGACATACTATTCTTCAGAGGACGAGAAAAAATCCAAAACATAATGAATCTCTAA
- a CDS encoding IS4 family transposase — protein MKYVPWNRGRTTALEALYFMEEFWGEMDMDVSKQAISERRMIIDPQAYIDINGDLLKRIYTEPELKTFKGYYLAAHDGSIFDLPNYPTIREDFGIEDNIDHSKHTATARVSTMVDVLNEFILSSTITSRKSGEPNLAIDHLEDVKNKINLQKTISICDRGYGSKKLMLKIMQLNSYFVIRLKKDTFIDQRYKMTTDDEIIEVPLTKSFIKTIQDEKLRNYANKEQKLKIRIINIKLPTGEIETLTTNVFDKTMTIQDFKEIYNKRWTIETNYDKLKNKLETENFSGRRKIIIEQDFYSDVYVFNIATVIKHDANQQITRQPQKNNKHQYKEYSTNFNIAVGLVKKELLNLLTPDEEKQQQAIQKIFKILQKNLIPIKEETKTTTREPVDYGHKFNDNNKRSF, from the coding sequence ATGAAATATGTTCCATGGAATCGTGGACGTACAACTGCATTAGAGGCCTTGTATTTTATGGAAGAATTTTGGGGTGAAATGGATATGGATGTGTCTAAACAGGCTATTTCTGAAAGAAGGATGATTATTGACCCACAGGCATATATTGATATAAATGGTGATTTATTAAAAAGAATATATACGGAACCCGAATTAAAAACATTTAAAGGTTATTATTTAGCAGCTCATGATGGTTCTATATTTGATTTGCCGAATTATCCTACTATCCGTGAAGATTTTGGTATTGAAGATAATATTGATCATTCCAAACATACGGCTACTGCCAGAGTATCTACAATGGTTGATGTACTAAATGAATTTATTTTAAGTTCTACCATTACCAGCAGAAAGTCTGGTGAACCTAATCTTGCCATTGACCATTTAGAAGATGTTAAAAATAAGATTAACCTTCAAAAAACAATATCAATATGTGATAGAGGTTATGGTTCAAAAAAACTAATGTTAAAAATAATGCAACTAAATTCATATTTCGTAATACGACTAAAAAAAGACACATTCATAGATCAAAGATATAAAATGACTACTGATGATGAAATAATTGAAGTACCACTAACTAAATCATTCATAAAAACAATACAAGACGAAAAATTAAGAAACTATGCAAACAAAGAACAAAAACTCAAAATAAGAATAATAAACATAAAATTACCAACCGGAGAAATAGAAACACTAACAACCAATGTATTCGATAAAACAATGACAATACAAGATTTTAAAGAAATATACAACAAAAGATGGACAATAGAAACCAACTACGACAAACTAAAAAACAAATTAGAAACAGAAAACTTCTCCGGCCGCAGAAAAATAATCATAGAACAAGACTTCTACTCAGACGTATACGTATTTAACATAGCAACAGTAATCAAACACGACGCAAACCAACAAATAACACGACAACCCCAAAAAAACAACAAACACCAATACAAAGAATACTCAACAAACTTCAACATAGCAGTAGGACTAGTAAAAAAAGAATTACTCAACTTACTAACTCCTGATGAAGAAAAACAACAACAAGCAATACAAAAAATATTCAAAATACTACAAAAAAACCTAATACCCATAAAAGAAGAAACCAAAACAACAACCCGAGAACCAGTAGACTACGGACACAAATTCAACGACAACAACAAAAGATCATTCTAA
- a CDS encoding helix-turn-helix domain-containing protein yields MNIDPEKLEFYEKKYERNPVETATKIISNKWTLHILRDLFIGKSHFNEFKANRKTLDNKSLARCLKTMENNGLIYKENDEDDPKNTEYHLTKKGKSLNKVFYELLLFAIGNDEENEYYTEHNKKELKEMYKEILNL; encoded by the coding sequence ATGAATATTGATCCAGAAAAATTAGAATTCTACGAAAAAAAGTATGAAAGAAATCCGGTTGAAACAGCAACTAAAATTATCAGCAACAAATGGACATTACATATATTAAGGGATTTATTCATAGGAAAAAGTCATTTCAATGAATTTAAAGCCAACAGGAAAACACTAGACAATAAATCATTAGCAAGATGTCTAAAAACAATGGAAAACAACGGACTAATATATAAAGAAAACGATGAAGATGACCCTAAAAATACAGAATACCATCTGACTAAGAAAGGCAAATCACTAAATAAAGTCTTTTATGAATTATTATTATTTGCAATAGGAAATGATGAAGAAAATGAATATTATACAGAACATAACAAAAAAGAATTAAAAGAAATGTATAAAGAAATACTAAATCTTTAA
- a CDS encoding MFS transporter, which produces MGNNENVKNNGNSVVMTTFLAVLFAVAGGLAIGNLYWAQPLLVQIMTSFGLSAANGGLLVTATQIGYALGILCIVPLGDFVQRKKLISIVMFLSVLTLVACALSPSFIILTLSLFSMGLVTISGQIILPLAGDLSKPGDRGRIVGIVSSGITTGILFSRFASGIIAGLWGWRSVYIIAAVLNLIMTIVILYVLPEIPVNNNLDSYKNLIISVFTTFKRHKVLPNILLHTGLIFGLIFNLFWTSLTFLLSGNPFNYNTFQIGVVSLSGLVAAVLGVGLGKLQDKGFSVPALGIFVLTTLITMIFGYIFSDSIIAIVLVAAIFSIAVQGISVLSQARLFALADNERSRLNTVFVVNNFIFGAIGSALASFLWSFGGWSYVMLGAITISVIAFIVWLCSRKSFIKMDKKFGM; this is translated from the coding sequence ATGGGAAATAATGAGAATGTTAAAAATAATGGTAATAGTGTGGTTATGACTACTTTTTTAGCCGTTTTGTTTGCTGTTGCGGGTGGTCTTGCAATTGGTAACTTATATTGGGCTCAACCATTGCTTGTGCAGATTATGACAAGTTTTGGTTTGTCAGCTGCAAATGGGGGATTATTGGTTACTGCTACTCAGATAGGTTATGCCTTGGGTATTTTATGTATTGTGCCTTTGGGTGATTTTGTTCAAAGAAAAAAATTAATTTCTATTGTAATGTTCTTATCAGTGCTTACACTAGTTGCTTGTGCTTTATCACCTTCTTTTATCATATTGACTTTATCTTTATTTAGTATGGGTCTTGTCACTATATCAGGCCAAATTATATTACCTCTTGCAGGTGATTTAAGTAAACCTGGTGATCGTGGACGAATTGTGGGAATCGTTTCCTCCGGTATTACTACGGGTATTTTGTTTTCTAGATTTGCCAGTGGTATTATTGCTGGTTTATGGGGTTGGAGATCTGTTTATATTATTGCAGCAGTTTTAAACCTGATAATGACAATAGTCATATTGTATGTTTTACCGGAAATTCCAGTTAACAATAATCTTGATTCATATAAGAATCTTATCATCAGTGTATTCACAACATTTAAAAGACATAAAGTACTGCCCAATATACTGTTACATACTGGATTAATCTTCGGTTTAATATTTAATTTATTTTGGACATCATTAACATTCTTATTATCTGGAAATCCATTTAATTACAATACATTCCAGATAGGGGTTGTTAGTTTATCCGGACTTGTCGCTGCAGTATTGGGTGTAGGCCTGGGAAAATTACAGGATAAAGGCTTTAGTGTACCTGCACTAGGAATATTTGTATTAACAACTTTAATAACTATGATATTCGGATATATTTTCTCTGATTCCATAATTGCAATAGTACTTGTTGCTGCAATATTTTCCATAGCGGTACAGGGAATAAGTGTTTTATCTCAAGCAAGATTATTTGCCTTAGCAGATAATGAACGTAGCAGGCTAAATACTGTATTTGTAGTTAATAATTTCATATTCGGAGCTATTGGAAGTGCACTTGCATCATTTTTATGGTCATTTGGTGGATGGTCTTATGTAATGTTGGGTGCAATAACGATTTCAGTAATAGCATTTATAGTATGGTTATGTTCAAGAAAATCATTTATAAAAATGGATAAAAAATTTGGAATGTAA
- a CDS encoding transposase: MVMKNMDKKQAKLIIRTNDYNVPSDHISRFVVDFIEDAYEKLDIKVNENNKGRPSYNLCSMIKLLVWAKLEHMDSAKIIEEMAKYHDIFKFVCDGITPSERTIQRYRDEYGEYYELFLQMTLKKASEEKYTEFNHVAIDGTVKKACNSNHNTISEKETQLLLQYYKGVQIDEDKLEKLHKPAKKLYENPNLSNEEKLEILYDIETEFTLTGQDKIPMNDKQARKMKGKKGNFLIAYNIQSAVDYETKLICAINVTQSPTDHYQLPAIADKAIKNIEKIPEHMSADTIYLNPTSLSYFKNKNIDGLIPTRKQSKEIIGKLNKNPFHKDHFEYIGEKDVFKCPSGQYLIFYNQYTIPDKDPEKPAKIKRLYNNYTACKNCKYQKDCISQKQTHRTITENGNRLQIEMYFKMEKEEYQEEYSKRPCVEGPFGTFKEFYHIEQEVVIGKTKTEERIYLDALAYNIKRLYNLKYNKNNQKEDIMNFCENISVTHQLALDVNIF; this comes from the coding sequence ATGGTTATGAAAAATATGGATAAGAAACAAGCTAAACTAATTATTAGAACTAATGATTACAATGTTCCAAGTGATCATATTTCTCGTTTTGTTGTTGATTTTATCGAAGATGCTTATGAAAAATTAGACATTAAAGTAAATGAAAATAATAAAGGTAGACCTTCTTATAACCTTTGTTCAATGATTAAATTACTTGTTTGGGCTAAATTAGAACATATGGATAGTGCGAAAATTATTGAAGAGATGGCAAAATACCATGATATATTTAAGTTTGTTTGTGATGGAATTACTCCTTCAGAGCGAACAATACAAAGATATCGGGATGAATACGGAGAATATTATGAGTTATTTCTACAAATGACACTGAAAAAAGCATCAGAAGAAAAATATACAGAATTTAATCACGTGGCTATCGATGGAACTGTGAAAAAAGCATGTAATTCTAACCACAATACAATCTCAGAAAAAGAAACCCAACTATTACTTCAATACTACAAAGGAGTTCAAATTGATGAAGATAAACTTGAAAAACTTCATAAACCTGCTAAAAAATTATATGAAAATCCAAATTTAAGTAACGAAGAAAAATTAGAAATATTATACGACATAGAAACAGAATTTACACTCACTGGACAAGATAAAATACCAATGAACGATAAACAAGCACGTAAAATGAAAGGAAAAAAAGGAAACTTCTTAATAGCTTATAATATACAATCAGCAGTTGATTATGAAACAAAATTAATTTGTGCAATAAATGTCACACAAAGTCCAACAGACCATTACCAACTACCAGCAATAGCAGATAAAGCAATAAAAAATATAGAAAAAATACCAGAACATATGAGCGCAGATACAATCTATTTAAATCCCACAAGCTTATCTTACTTTAAAAATAAGAATATTGATGGATTAATACCAACAAGAAAACAATCCAAAGAAATAATAGGAAAATTAAACAAAAATCCATTTCATAAAGATCATTTCGAATATATCGGAGAAAAAGATGTATTTAAATGTCCATCAGGACAATATTTAATATTTTACAATCAATACACAATACCAGACAAAGACCCAGAAAAACCAGCAAAAATAAAACGATTATACAACAATTACACAGCATGCAAAAACTGCAAATATCAAAAAGACTGCATATCACAAAAACAAACACACAGAACCATCACAGAAAACGGTAACAGATTACAAATAGAAATGTACTTTAAAATGGAAAAAGAAGAATATCAAGAAGAATATAGTAAAAGACCATGTGTTGAAGGACCATTCGGAACATTCAAAGAATTTTATCATATAGAACAAGAAGTTGTAATAGGAAAAACAAAAACAGAAGAAAGAATCTACTTAGATGCATTAGCATATAACATAAAAAGATTATACAACTTAAAATACAATAAAAACAATCAAAAAGAAGATATAATGAATTTTTGCGAAAATATATCCGTTACACACCAATTAGCACTTGATGTAAATATATTTTAA
- a CDS encoding ATP-binding protein has product MDYDNLLIEYIDGQLINFPNQLNEKLYMNNTRFKERNEFNQLKSYIDEFLNDDYFHRFIVLPGLRGVGKSTLLFQVYDYLFKNNVSVNQILYFSCEELNYIGNYSIKDVVDAFLKYYHEREIMTLDKNIFLLIDEAQYDKNWALAGKIIFDKTQKIFMIFTGSNALNLELNADAARRMIKYDIPPLNYSQYLKLKYNLNINMPGNILDKLLFDADIKDAVRYENELKNKLINIPEYNTNQWGLYIKYGGFPSLFHINNTYEQQVYLMDVISKIVHNDMANIRNFTTENQVNIQRVLTQLALQRSNDLSQQKLSKRLQTSLSNIKNILDTLEKTHLIFHVEAFGTASKRSKKSWKYYFASSSLKHALTLTFGNNTTRNEEYEGVLLENLIATLLYNNFSNTPLQHKYLFYDSNKKNVDFLIQKDFQSPIPIEVGRGKKDRKQVSAAIKNYGSPHGIIISNNTNKIIKEDNIIYIPYKTFSSL; this is encoded by the coding sequence ATGGATTATGACAATTTATTGATAGAATATATTGACGGTCAATTAATTAATTTTCCTAATCAATTAAATGAAAAGCTATATATGAACAATACTCGATTTAAAGAGAGAAATGAGTTTAATCAATTAAAATCATATATTGATGAATTTTTAAATGATGATTATTTTCATCGTTTCATAGTTTTACCGGGACTACGTGGGGTTGGTAAAAGTACCTTGTTATTTCAGGTATATGATTATCTTTTTAAAAATAATGTATCGGTTAATCAAATATTGTATTTTTCTTGTGAAGAATTAAATTATATTGGTAATTATTCTATTAAAGACGTTGTTGATGCTTTTTTAAAGTATTATCATGAAAGAGAGATAATGACATTAGATAAAAATATTTTTCTATTAATTGATGAAGCACAATATGATAAGAATTGGGCTTTAGCTGGAAAAATAATATTTGATAAAACCCAAAAGATTTTCATGATTTTCACCGGATCAAATGCATTGAATCTTGAACTTAATGCTGATGCTGCAAGAAGAATGATTAAATATGATATTCCTCCATTAAATTATTCACAGTATTTAAAATTAAAATATAATTTAAATATTAATATGCCTGGAAATATATTGGATAAACTTTTATTTGATGCAGATATTAAAGATGCAGTCCGATATGAAAATGAATTAAAGAATAAATTAATAAATATTCCTGAATATAACACGAATCAATGGGGATTATATATAAAATATGGTGGTTTTCCATCATTATTTCATATAAATAATACATATGAACAACAAGTATATTTAATGGATGTCATATCAAAAATTGTACATAATGATATGGCCAATATTAGAAATTTTACAACAGAAAACCAAGTGAATATACAAAGGGTTTTAACACAGCTTGCATTACAAAGATCTAATGATTTATCACAACAAAAATTATCCAAACGTTTACAGACTTCCTTGTCAAATATAAAAAATATACTGGATACACTTGAAAAAACTCATTTAATATTTCATGTTGAAGCTTTTGGAACTGCATCTAAACGATCTAAAAAATCATGGAAATATTACTTTGCATCCAGCAGCCTAAAACATGCATTAACATTAACATTTGGTAATAATACAACAAGAAATGAAGAATATGAGGGAGTTTTACTTGAAAATTTAATAGCAACATTATTATATAACAATTTTTCAAACACACCTCTTCAACATAAATATTTGTTCTACGATTCAAATAAGAAAAATGTTGATTTCTTAATTCAGAAAGATTTTCAAAGTCCAATTCCTATAGAGGTAGGACGAGGAAAAAAAGATAGAAAACAGGTAAGTGCTGCTATTAAAAATTATGGAAGTCCCCATGGAATAATTATTTCAAACAATACAAACAAGATTATTAAAGAAGATAACATAATATACATACCCTACAAAACATTCTCATCATTATAA